From a region of the Gemmatimonadota bacterium genome:
- a CDS encoding AAA family ATPase, protein MPEDSQGTNSAVRPQRIHFKLSGQYKSIGTLSWRNVPPLAVITGINGSGKTQLLEALFLGLAKRMPPNTTAPGAAIEAKVEGASIGPNEVALFRQGGDVGDLPVTSFPAFKSEARQFLDKLKRGNVDAGQSWVREGMKDLTTTSLAQLGEDEFLEIIEAHPEVLLHRDRVLDGLSDIFMSYRTSSLKAWDRGVLRERLEDELGPPPWDILNRILEEARFPYRATSPDSVHPLADFTLGLVSTSEPGLEIRISDLSAGERVILSTIMWMFRSRHQRSLPRLLLLDEPDAHLHPSLARQFLDVIQNVLVEEYGVRVVMTTHSPSTVALAPEGSLFEMQRTGTRIRESPSRWHSAGLLTAGLLTVGPSTKYVFVEDKSDQEFYECVFRTLTRQSPFSEDSSALSVSPSLVFIPASEGQKSGGSGRVRKWLNTFEGSHTHGLLDGDGATNQESDDRLHRLGRYEIENYLADPLIVFAALAGLRCHPRIKGIRMEFGQEHTLMTKNRQQLQSVIDRIGSTPLFPCGDDLQKAMSRHMAARWLRTAEKLAELEPQNGSLWHAYRRKWATERKHLPDVDVAEAGGWKTVETLKTAYQHADPETMLRVVLEPAKLREVR, encoded by the coding sequence GGGACCAATAGCGCCGTCCGACCACAGCGCATCCACTTTAAGCTGTCCGGTCAATACAAGTCGATCGGGACCCTGTCGTGGCGGAATGTCCCACCACTTGCCGTGATCACGGGGATTAATGGGAGCGGGAAGACCCAGTTGCTCGAGGCATTGTTCCTAGGTCTTGCGAAGCGGATGCCGCCGAACACAACAGCGCCGGGCGCGGCCATCGAAGCCAAAGTGGAAGGCGCAAGTATCGGTCCCAACGAAGTTGCGCTGTTTCGCCAGGGTGGTGATGTCGGCGATCTGCCTGTAACCAGCTTCCCCGCCTTCAAGAGCGAGGCAAGACAGTTTCTTGACAAGCTGAAGCGCGGAAACGTGGATGCTGGTCAGAGTTGGGTGAGAGAGGGCATGAAGGATCTTACGACCACCTCACTCGCCCAGCTTGGCGAAGACGAGTTCTTAGAGATCATCGAGGCCCACCCCGAGGTGTTGCTGCATCGTGATCGGGTGCTAGATGGGCTGAGCGATATCTTTATGAGCTACAGGACGAGTTCGCTCAAGGCATGGGACAGGGGAGTCCTCAGGGAGCGCTTAGAAGACGAGCTCGGTCCGCCACCCTGGGACATCCTCAACCGGATCCTGGAGGAAGCGAGGTTCCCGTATCGAGCGACATCGCCTGACTCGGTCCATCCTCTTGCTGACTTCACCCTTGGGCTCGTGTCCACCAGCGAGCCTGGCCTCGAGATTCGCATCTCGGACCTATCAGCGGGCGAGAGGGTGATTCTTTCGACCATCATGTGGATGTTTCGCTCGCGTCATCAGAGATCCCTTCCCCGGCTACTCCTTCTAGATGAGCCGGACGCTCACCTTCATCCGTCCCTTGCCCGCCAATTCCTTGATGTGATTCAGAATGTCTTAGTGGAGGAGTATGGTGTGCGGGTTGTCATGACTACTCACTCTCCGTCCACAGTGGCTCTGGCGCCCGAAGGTAGCCTCTTCGAGATGCAGAGGACCGGAACGCGAATTAGGGAGTCACCGTCTAGGTGGCATAGCGCCGGACTCCTCACTGCCGGTCTGCTGACCGTGGGCCCAAGTACAAAATACGTCTTTGTGGAGGACAAGAGCGATCAGGAGTTCTACGAATGCGTCTTCCGGACGCTCACTCGACAATCCCCATTCAGTGAGGACTCTTCCGCGCTCTCCGTGAGTCCGAGTCTCGTGTTCATACCCGCCTCTGAAGGGCAAAAATCTGGGGGCTCCGGTCGCGTTCGCAAATGGCTGAATACGTTCGAGGGATCCCACACACATGGACTGCTGGACGGTGACGGCGCAACAAACCAGGAAAGCGATGATCGACTGCACCGCCTTGGCCGGTACGAGATCGAGAATTACTTGGCGGACCCCCTGATAGTGTTCGCCGCGCTCGCAGGGCTACGGTGTCATCCTCGAATCAAAGGAATCCGGATGGAATTTGGCCAAGAGCACACGCTCATGACCAAGAACCGGCAGCAACTCCAGTCGGTGATTGACCGGATCGGGAGCACTCCGCTCTTTCCGTGCGGGGACGATCTCCAAAAAGCGATGTCTCGGCACATGGCCGCGAGGTGGCTCAGGACAGCAGAGAAGCTCGCTGAGCTGGAACCGCAGAACGGGAGCCTCTGGCACGCCTACCGACGCAAGTGGGCGACGGAGCGAAAGCACTTGCCCGACGTGGACGTGGCAGAGGCAGGCGGCTGGAAGACGGTAGAGACTCTGAAAACCGCGTACCAGCACGCCGACCCCGAGACCATGCTACGGGTTGTGTTGGAGCCCGCGAAGTTGAGAGAGGTGCGGTAA
- a CDS encoding zinc dependent phospholipase C family protein — protein sequence MATLLVALGWLLLVPQPAAAWGPATHVALGQVVLGALYLIPPAIRGLLERYPLDFLYGSIAADISFAKKYVPEGRHCHNWSIGEEILDAADTERLRALGYGYLAHLAADAIAHNVFVPRQLLLTSTTQALGHAYWEHRMDLHVGDDFLKQARALVVENEHSDADELLDDVLSRTIFSFKANRRIFRGMIRLTGDERWQRIFGQVVANSRFDLPDPVVDRYFEFAFDHVVDYLNNRADSGAAQLDPVGELNLRLAKKVRRRALWDHSADQPEVLTEMADAFFPFPDGPLRFWPEVSDPAFAAGVSARSR from the coding sequence ATGGCCACGCTCCTCGTTGCGCTCGGTTGGCTCCTCCTCGTTCCCCAACCGGCAGCCGCCTGGGGGCCCGCGACGCACGTTGCGCTGGGTCAGGTGGTACTCGGCGCTCTCTACCTGATCCCACCGGCGATCCGGGGGCTGCTCGAGCGTTATCCTCTCGACTTCCTCTACGGCTCGATCGCAGCGGACATCTCGTTCGCGAAGAAGTACGTGCCGGAGGGTAGGCATTGCCACAATTGGTCCATCGGCGAGGAGATTCTCGATGCCGCCGATACCGAACGCCTTCGAGCACTCGGATACGGATACCTCGCCCACCTCGCCGCCGACGCGATCGCACACAACGTCTTCGTGCCGCGCCAACTCTTGCTCACCAGCACGACCCAGGCGCTCGGTCATGCGTACTGGGAACACAGGATGGACCTGCACGTGGGCGATGACTTCCTCAAGCAGGCCCGAGCGTTGGTCGTGGAGAACGAACATTCCGACGCAGACGAGCTCTTGGACGATGTCCTGAGCCGCACGATCTTCAGCTTCAAGGCCAACCGCAGGATCTTCCGAGGCATGATTCGCCTCACGGGCGATGAACGATGGCAGCGGATCTTCGGGCAGGTAGTCGCGAATTCGCGCTTCGATCTCCCCGACCCGGTGGTCGACCGATACTTCGAGTTCGCCTTCGATCACGTGGTCGACTACCTGAACAACCGGGCCGACTCGGGTGCCGCCCAGCTAGACCCGGTTGGGGAGCTCAATCTCAGGCTGGCCAAGAAGGTGCGCCGACGCGCGCTTTGGGACCACTCGGCAGACCAGCCTGAAGTGCTGACCGAGATGGCCGATGCCTTTTTTCCGTTCCCGGACGGCCCGCTTCGATTTTGGCCCGAGGTCAGCGACCCGGCCTTCGCAGCCGGAGTGAGCGCCAGGTCGAGGTAA
- the murA gene encoding UDP-N-acetylglucosamine 1-carboxyvinyltransferase yields the protein MGTFVVEGGHRLEGRIRPAGNKNAALPCLAATVLAAEPVTLHNIPRIRDVLTFLEIIESLGAQVGWDGANDVTIDASSVHTNSVDRVLAERIRASLLLAGPLLARFGHVELPPPGGDVIGRRRMDTHFLAFEALGAKVTLNGGFTLAAERLLGADMFLDEPSVTGTENAIMAAVRAEGHTRIRNAAAEPHVQDLCHLLNLMGARIKGVGTHILEIEGVQSLHGAEYTIGADHIETGSFIGLAAVTGSDITVEGAPLEHLDSTLLGFRRLGVECTVEGTDLHVHGSARHKVRQDAFGHVPKFDDGPWPAFPADLTAIAVVVATQCEGTVLVHEKMFESRMFFTDKLVAMGASIILCDPHRAVIVGPTPLQPTVVESPDIRAGMALLIAALGAHGTSMIHNIRQIERGYEAIDERLAGLGARIKRTEESYG from the coding sequence ATGGGGACTTTCGTGGTCGAAGGCGGGCACCGGCTCGAAGGCCGGATTCGCCCTGCCGGCAACAAGAACGCTGCTCTGCCTTGCCTCGCCGCAACGGTGCTCGCGGCAGAACCGGTGACGCTCCACAACATCCCGCGGATTCGGGACGTGCTCACGTTTCTGGAGATCATCGAATCGCTCGGAGCGCAGGTTGGCTGGGATGGGGCGAACGATGTCACCATAGACGCCTCTTCCGTGCACACGAACTCGGTGGATCGCGTACTTGCCGAGCGCATCCGCGCGTCGCTGCTGCTCGCCGGCCCGCTGCTAGCCCGATTTGGCCACGTGGAGCTCCCCCCTCCCGGAGGCGACGTGATCGGGCGGCGCAGGATGGACACCCACTTTCTGGCCTTCGAGGCACTGGGTGCAAAGGTGACTTTGAATGGCGGCTTCACCCTCGCCGCCGAGCGGCTCCTCGGGGCGGACATGTTTCTGGACGAGCCGTCGGTGACGGGTACCGAGAACGCGATCATGGCCGCAGTCCGCGCCGAAGGCCACACCCGAATTCGCAATGCGGCGGCGGAGCCCCACGTCCAGGATCTCTGTCATCTGCTGAACTTGATGGGTGCGCGAATCAAGGGTGTCGGGACCCACATCCTCGAAATCGAAGGCGTGCAGTCTCTGCACGGTGCGGAGTATACGATCGGCGCCGACCACATCGAGACGGGTTCGTTCATCGGCCTCGCGGCGGTGACCGGTAGCGACATCACGGTCGAAGGGGCGCCGCTCGAGCATCTCGACTCCACGCTGCTGGGTTTTCGGCGCCTCGGTGTCGAATGCACCGTGGAGGGCACGGATCTGCATGTGCACGGGTCAGCGCGACATAAGGTCCGGCAGGACGCGTTCGGTCATGTGCCCAAGTTCGATGACGGTCCGTGGCCTGCGTTCCCCGCGGACCTCACGGCGATCGCGGTCGTGGTCGCAACGCAGTGTGAGGGCACGGTGCTCGTGCACGAGAAGATGTTCGAGTCGCGCATGTTCTTCACCGACAAGCTGGTCGCGATGGGGGCGTCGATCATCCTGTGCGACCCTCATCGCGCGGTGATCGTCGGACCGACTCCGCTCCAGCCCACGGTGGTCGAGAGTCCGGACATCCGCGCGGGAATGGCATTGCTCATCGCAGCCCTCGGAGCCCACGGGACCAGCATGATCCACAACATCCGGCAAATCGAACGCGGCTACGAGGCTATCGACGAGCGGCTCGCCGGATTGGGCGCGCGCATCAAGCGCACTGAGGAATCGTACGGTTGA
- a CDS encoding ribosome maturation factor RimP, with protein MRAVAVAVVEQYLESGVEDLGFELVDVRWGGSDRRPVLRVRIDRVDSTPENGVTVGDCAKVSRALEAWLDEHEALSERYVLEVSSPGVERPLNKARDFDRFSGEKVVIKGREVLAGRSHRLEGELLGLDGSTGESDAIRLRLADGDEVVVPRSKIRDAHLVFTWK; from the coding sequence ATGCGAGCCGTCGCTGTTGCCGTCGTCGAGCAATACCTCGAGAGCGGGGTCGAAGACCTCGGATTCGAGCTCGTCGACGTCCGCTGGGGAGGAAGTGATCGACGGCCGGTTCTGCGCGTTCGCATAGACCGTGTGGATTCGACTCCGGAGAACGGAGTCACCGTCGGGGACTGTGCCAAGGTGAGCCGAGCGCTCGAGGCATGGTTGGACGAGCATGAGGCGCTCTCGGAGCGCTACGTGCTCGAGGTCTCTTCGCCTGGGGTCGAGCGTCCACTGAATAAGGCGCGGGACTTTGATCGCTTCAGCGGTGAGAAAGTGGTGATCAAGGGTCGCGAGGTTCTTGCGGGTCGGTCGCACCGACTCGAAGGCGAGCTGCTCGGGCTCGACGGAAGTACGGGGGAGTCGGATGCGATTCGCCTGCGACTCGCCGACGGTGATGAGGTGGTCGTTCCGCGGTCGAAGATTCGGGACGCACACTTGGTCTTCACGTGGAAGTGA